In Actinoplanes sp. NBC_00393, a single genomic region encodes these proteins:
- a CDS encoding carbohydrate ABC transporter permease, whose protein sequence is MTLQRLGRPAVLVLLSVIVLYPLVWMLGSSFKAPDEVLNNMSVFPQTFTPGNYTDGWGHFDVAFGRFFFNSAMVAGLTVVANCISCLLAAYAFARLKFRLRGFWFAIMIGTLLLPGHVLIVPQFVMFKTFGWVGGDWPYAPLIVPQLLATEAFFVFLMVQFMRGVPRELDDAAKIDGCTAYGVFRHVILPLSRPALVSTAIFSFIWTWNDFFRQLVYLSDLEKYTAPVALTLFIDSSGQSAVGPMFAMSVLSLLPVFLFFVAFQRMLVEGINTTGLKG, encoded by the coding sequence ATGACCCTCCAGCGCCTGGGCAGGCCGGCCGTACTGGTCCTGCTCTCGGTGATCGTGCTCTACCCGCTGGTGTGGATGCTCGGCAGCTCCTTCAAGGCGCCCGACGAGGTGCTCAACAACATGTCGGTGTTCCCGCAGACGTTCACCCCGGGCAACTACACCGACGGGTGGGGACACTTCGACGTCGCCTTCGGGCGGTTCTTCTTCAACAGCGCGATGGTCGCCGGCCTCACCGTGGTGGCGAACTGCATCTCCTGCCTGCTGGCGGCGTACGCCTTCGCCCGGCTGAAGTTCCGGCTGCGGGGCTTCTGGTTCGCCATCATGATCGGCACGTTGCTGCTGCCCGGGCACGTGCTGATCGTCCCGCAGTTCGTCATGTTCAAGACGTTCGGCTGGGTCGGCGGCGACTGGCCGTACGCGCCGCTGATCGTCCCGCAGCTGCTGGCCACCGAGGCGTTCTTCGTCTTCCTGATGGTGCAGTTCATGCGGGGTGTGCCGCGGGAGCTGGACGACGCGGCGAAGATCGACGGCTGTACCGCGTACGGAGTCTTCCGGCACGTGATCCTGCCGCTCTCGCGGCCGGCCCTGGTCTCCACCGCGATCTTCTCGTTCATCTGGACCTGGAACGACTTCTTCCGGCAGCTGGTCTACCTGTCCGACCTGGAGAAGTACACCGCTCCGGTGGCGCTGACGCTGTTCATCGACTCGTCCGGCCAGTCCGCGGTGGGCCCGATGTTCGCCATGTCGGTGCTGTCGCTGCTCCCGGTCTTCCTGTTCTTCGTGGCCTTCCAGCGGATGCTGGTCGAGGGCATCAACACGACGGGCCTCAAGGGATGA
- a CDS encoding carbohydrate ABC transporter permease encodes MATTTARQTPTRPPAGPAASQRRGRPARHKSDGAAGYIFLSPWLLGLLTITAVPMLMSLYLSFTNYDVLSDWESMEWVGLDNYRTMFTEDPSFWHAVRVTLVFALVATPLKLAAALGVALLLNRSFRGAGIFRGLFYLPSLLGGSVALAIVWVNMFNRDGAFNSFLGWFGIEGKAWVNDPDFALGTLILLAVWQFGAPMVIFLAGLKQVPLELYEAASVDGAGTVRKFFAVTLPILSPVIFFNLVLETINGFQGFTSAFVLSNGTGGPVDSTLMYTLHLYIKGWNEYQMGYASAMAWVFLLSIGLVTAVIFRTGKFWVHYSDGED; translated from the coding sequence GTGGCAACAACGACGGCCCGGCAGACGCCGACCCGGCCGCCCGCCGGTCCCGCCGCTTCCCAGCGGCGGGGCCGGCCCGCCCGGCACAAGTCCGACGGCGCGGCCGGCTACATCTTCCTCTCCCCCTGGCTGCTCGGGCTGCTGACCATCACAGCGGTCCCGATGCTGATGTCGCTCTACCTCAGCTTCACCAACTACGACGTGCTCTCCGACTGGGAGTCGATGGAGTGGGTCGGGCTGGACAACTACCGCACGATGTTCACCGAGGACCCGTCCTTCTGGCACGCGGTCCGGGTCACCCTGGTGTTCGCCCTGGTGGCCACCCCGCTCAAGCTCGCCGCCGCGCTCGGCGTGGCACTGCTGCTCAACCGGTCGTTCCGCGGCGCCGGGATCTTCCGGGGCCTGTTCTACCTGCCTTCGCTGCTGGGTGGCAGCGTCGCGCTGGCGATCGTCTGGGTCAACATGTTCAACCGCGACGGCGCGTTCAACTCGTTCCTCGGCTGGTTCGGCATCGAGGGCAAGGCCTGGGTCAACGACCCGGACTTCGCGCTCGGCACGCTGATCCTGCTGGCCGTCTGGCAGTTCGGCGCCCCGATGGTGATCTTCCTGGCCGGCCTGAAGCAGGTGCCCCTCGAGCTGTACGAGGCGGCGTCGGTGGACGGCGCCGGCACGGTCCGCAAGTTCTTCGCGGTCACCCTGCCGATCCTGTCCCCGGTCATCTTCTTCAACCTGGTGCTCGAGACGATCAACGGCTTCCAGGGCTTCACCTCGGCCTTCGTGCTGAGCAACGGCACCGGCGGCCCGGTCGACTCGACCCTGATGTACACGCTGCACCTCTACATCAAGGGCTGGAACGAGTACCAGATGGGCTACGCCTCGGCGATGGCCTGGGTCTTCCTGCTCAGCATCGGGCTGGTCACCGCGGTGATCTTCCGCACCGGCAAGTTCTGGGTGCACTACTCGGACGGAGAAGACTGA